From the genome of Thermaerobacter marianensis DSM 12885:
GATGCGGTGCTTCTGTTCGCCGTGGTGGACGGCTTCGGTGGTGGCCTCCGCCATCCCGGCGGGTGCCGGCGCGGAGGAACCGGCCGGTGCGCGCATCGTCCGCCCTCCCTTCGCAGCCCGGCTCCGCGACCCGGATCGCGGCGCCGCCCTGCGGCCTAACCCTTGGGGTTGAACAGCAGCGCCGTCAGCAGGCCGCCCAGGACGGCCACCGTCAGGCCGAGGGCCGTGGCCGCCAGGCCGCCGGTCAGGATCCCCGCCAGCCCCTGGGGCGCCCCCTTCATGGCCCCCTCCACCAGGGCGAAGCCGAACCCCGGCAGGGGGATGGTCGCCCCGGCACCGGCCAGTTCCACCAGCGGCCGGTACACGCCGAGACCGCCGGCGATGGCGCCCAGCACCACGAAGAGCACCATCACGTGCCCTTGGGTGAACCGGGGCGGCGTCAGATCCAGCACCAGCTGGGCCAGGGTGCAGAGCAGGCCGCCCACCACGAAGGCCCAGAAGTACGTCACGCCGGGTCCCCCCCACGGCCCCCCGGCCGGACTCCGGCGGCCGGTGAGCCGTTGCCGCCGTCGCCCGCACGCCCTGCCGCGGCAGCATCGTCGACCTCCAGGGCCACGGCGTGGGCCACCGTGGGCAGGGTGTCGCCCTGCTTGTAGGTGGTCGTGCTGTGCAGGCAACCCGTGCACACCAGCAGGACCCGGCGCAGGTCGCCCTGCTCCATGCGCCGGAGAAGATACCCCGCCGTGACCATGCCCGAGCAGGCGGTGCCGCTGCCGCCGGCGTAGACGCCCTGGGAGGCGTCATAGAGCATGAGGCCGCAGTCGGCCAGCACGCCCTCGGCGTCATAGCCTTGCTCCCGCAACAGCTCCACCAGCAGCTGGTGACCGTAGCGAGCCAGGTCGCCGGTGACGATCAGGTCGTAGTCGCCCGGCCGCCGGCCCGTATCCTGCAGGTGCTGGCGGATCGTATCGGCCGCCGCCGGCGCCATGGCCGACCCCATGTCGAAGGGGTCGGTCAGCCCCATGTCGATGACCCGGCCGAAGGTGGCGTGGGTCACCGCCACCGCCCGCCGCGGCCGGCCGCCGGCGCCGGGCCCCCGGGGGGCGCTGCCGGGCCGCCCCGCGGCCGGCTGGCCTGCCTTCCCCCCAGAGCCGCTCTCCGATCCCTGGGGGGACGCACCGGCAGGCCCGTTGGCGCTCTCCCACCCCTGGGGCAGCGGCGTTCCGGCGGCCGCCAGCACCGCCGCCGCCGCGCCCGTGGCCGTCCACTGGGACGTGGCCGGGCGCTGGTTGCCCAGCTCCGTAGGGAACCGGTACTGCCGCTCGGCGGTGTCGTGGTGGCTGGACGTGGTGCACAGCACCCGCGTGGCGTAGCCGGCGTCGGTGGCCATGGCGGCCAGCCCCAGGGAAGCCGCCCAGGTGGCGCAGGCGGCGAAGAGGCCCAGGAAGGGGATGTCCAGCTCGGCGGCGGTGAAGTTGGCGCACGTCAACTGGTTCATCAGGTCGCCGGCCAGCAGCAGGTCGATGTCCGCCGGCTCCAGGCCCGCCTTCTCCAGGGCCAGCACCGCCGCGTCCAGGCACATGCGGCGCTCCGCCCGCTCCCAGGAGCGCTCGCCCAGCAGCCGGTCGCGGTAGGTGCGGTCCCAATAGGCGCCCAGGGGCCCTTGCCCCTCCTTGGGACCGGCCACCGCCGCGGCGGCCACGATGCGCGGGCGGGTGCGGAAGACCAGGGTCTGCTGGCCCACCCGCCGGCCCGGATCCCGGCGTTCCGGTGCGGCCGGGCGCGGGCTGCGCCCCTTCTCCAGCATGCTCGCGACGGCGGTCAGCGACGCCACGTCCTCATCCCCCTCAGCCGGTGGCCGTCCGTGGTGGCGGGCCGGCCGATCGTGACCGCGGCGAACCGGGCCGTGCGCGGTACCGGCGCCGTGGGCGGCAGCAGCAAACCGCACGGGGCGGGCAGGCAGGACGACCCGACCCGGGGCCGTCACGGTGCCCCCACGGCGGCCCGGGCGCCGCCCAACAGCGTCACCAGTCCGGCCACCACCGTGGCCGCGGCCAGGCCGTACACGATCACCGGTCCCGCGATCTGGAACATCCGCGCCCCCAGACCTAGCACCCACCCTTCCCGCTTGAACTCCATGGCCGCCGAGCCGACGGAGTTGGCAAAGCCGGTGATCGGCAAGAACGCGCCCATTCCGCCCACCCGCCCCAGGTCGTCGTAGACCCCCAACCCGGTGAGCAGCAAGCCGATCAGGATGAACACCGCGGCCGTCCACGACGCGGCGTCCGTGGGCGGCAGCCCCGCTCCCTGCAACAGGTTCAGGACCACCTGCCCGGCGGTGGCGATGGTTCCTCCCACGAGAAACGCCATCAGCGCGTTGCGGGCGATGGGTTTGGGGGGCAGAACGCGGCGGACGGCCTGCTGGTACGCTTGGGTCTGCTGCTTGCTGGCCCTCGCCATGGACGTTCCCCGTGACGGCCGGCGCGGCGCCCCTCAGACGCCGCGCCGGCTGTTGTCGACCTTGAAGGCCACCTTGACGTTGGCCTTCCACTCGACGACCCGGCCGTTGTCGACGTTGGCCGTCAGGTTGCACACTTCCACGCCGGAGACGTTGTCCAGCGTCTTGCACGCCTCCGCGACGGCGTTGCTGACCGCATCGGTCCAGTCCTTCTTGGATTCGCCCACCAATTCGATCACCTTGACCACTTCCGCCACCGTGCATCCTCCTCCGTGGACGCCCGCGGGCGGCGCCGGGCGGGACGAACCCGGCCGCGCCGCGGCGCGCCGTTCTGTCCCGGGCGTCGGGCGATTCCGGTGCTAGCCTTCCCGGCCCCCGGGGGGCGTATGCTGGCGGGCCGCCGGGTGGCCGGAAAAGGGGCCGGGGGCGTGCCGCGCGCAGCGCCCCCGGCAGGGATGGCGGTCAAGGCGGAAGGCGGTACGCCAGGTGCACCGGCCGGCGGGCGCGCCGGCCCGTCAGGCGGTCTGGCGCCCGGGCCCGCGCTCCCGGTGGGACCGCGGCCGCGCCGGCCCGGGTCCGGCCGCGGGGCCGGGCCCGGGCCGGGACCCTAACGGCGAGCCGTGCGGGCGGCCTCGCCCGCCGCCGCCACGGACGTGCCGCCCGCCAGCAGCTGGCGGAGCTGGCCCAGCGCCAGCTTCTCCAGGCGCGACACCTGGGGCTGGGAGAGGCCCACGGCGGCGGCTACCTCCGCCTGGGTCATGTCGCGGAAGAAGCGCAAGGTCACGATGGTCCGCAGCCGCGGCGGCAGCTGGGTCAGGGCCGCCCGCACCGCCACGGCGTCGCTCCAGTCCGGTTCCGCGGGCGCCGCCAGCCGCTGGCCGCGGGCCGAGGCGTCGGGATCGGACGAGAGGGGCTCGTCCAGGGACACGGGGACCTGGGAGGCCTCCAGCGCGAAGGTCACGTCGGCCACGTCGCACCCCAGCCGCTCCGCCACCGCGGCCGCGGGCGGCCGGTGCCCCAGCTCCTGCTCCATGGCCTCGGCCACGCGGCGGATGGCGGCCACCCGCGCCCGCATGGCCCGGGTGAGGCCAGCCGGGTCGCTGGCCCGCAGCCAGCGCCGGATCTCCCCCAGGATGGCCGGGACGGCATAGGTGGAGAACTGGTACCCGCGGGCCGGGTCGAAGCCGTCGATGGCTTGCAGCAGGCCGATGGTGCCCGCCTGGACCAGATCGTCCATCTCATGGCCGAAACCGGCGAACCGCCGGGCCACGTGCCGGACCAGGGGCATGTGCAGGGCCACCAGGCGCTCCCGAGCTTCGGCATCGCCCCGGCGCGCCCGCGCCCACAACTCGGCTTCCACGGCCCTCGCCCCCTCAGCGGGAGGCGGCGGGGCCCGCCCGGCCCGTGCCCTCGCTCCGGCCCGCCGCGGCTTCCCGGTGGGAGGCGGCCGGGTCGCGGAGGCCCTCGCCGGGGTCGGCCGGCCCGGCCGCGGCGGCCGGTTCGTCCGGGAGGCGGGTCCCCTCCTGGGGCCGGGGCCGCTTGTACAGGCGCACGACGGTGCCGGCACCGGGAACCGACTCCACGTCCACCTGGTCCATGAAGGCCTCCATGAAGGCGAACCCCATGCCCATGCGCTCGGGGTCCGTGGAGAAGGCGGGCTGGCGCGCCTGTTCGATGTCGGCGATGCCGCGGCCGCTGTCGGCGACCTCGACCCACAGGCGGTGGCCGTCGTGACCGGCGCGGACGGTCACCACGCCCTGCCCGTGGCCGTATCCGTGAACCACGGCGTTGGTCACCGCTTCCGACACGGCGACCTTGATCTCCTCGAGCTCGCTCAGGGTGAAGGGCAGCTGGGCGGCGAAGGCGGCCACGGCAACCCGTGCCACCCCCACGTTTTCCGGCAGGCTGGGCAGGCGCAGTTCCAGCCAGCGGGGTTCGGCGGCGCGGCGGGCCATGGACCGGCCTTCCTCCTTCCGCTGCGGCGACGGCAGCGACGGCGCGGCGGGCGCCGGGGCGGGCAAGGCCTTGGGGCGGATCATTCCCGGCCCACCCCCCGGGCGGCACCCAGGGCCGCCGGTTCGTCCGGATAGAGGGGGATCCTCTGCGGGAGGCCGGCCATCTGCAGCACGGCCCGCACGGGGGGCGGCGCCCCGACGACACTGACCCGGGCGCCGTCTTCCCGGGCCCGCCGGTAACGGCCCAACAGGGCGCCCAGGCCCGAGCTGTCGATGAAGCCCACCTGCTGCAGGTTGACCACCAGGTGGTCGTAGGCGCGCCGGCGGACGGCGCGCTCGATCGCGTGGCGGAAGACCTCGGCCCCGTGCTCGTCGAAGTCCCCCGCCAGCCGGGCGATGAGGGTGCGTCCGGACCATTGCAGCTGGACCTGCAACGGCAACGCCTCCTATCGCCCTCCCTCCCCGATTTCCCCGGACAACAGTTCGCCGCCGCGCCGGCCTTCCCTGCCGGGCCCGGCGGCGTCCGCGGGGCGCCTGGCCCAGGGTCGAACCGTCCCGTGCGGCTGCACGGTGGCCGGCGCGCGGCGACTTGAAGGCGCGATCCCTCCTAGCGCATGGGCCAGGTCCATCCGAACAGCCGCGCCAGCAGCGTGGGCGGGCCGGCCCGCTGGACCGCCTGGGCCGCCACCACCGGGGCGGCGGCGATCTCCTTGTCGCCGTCGCGGGCCACGATGCGGCCGACCCGCTGGCCGGGCACCACCGGCGCGGGCACCGGTTCGGCCACCTCCAGGGTCCAGCGCACCCGGCCGCCCTCCCCGTGGGGCACGGTGACGCCGAAGGCCTCTTCCACCGTCACCGGCACCTCCAGGCGCCGGCCCTCCGCCACCCGCACCGTCCGCAGCACCTGGCCCCGCTGGGCGATGGGAATGGAATCGAAGGAGGCGAAGGCCCAGTCCAGCAGGCGGCTGGCCTCGCGCCAGCGGGTGTTGCTGTCGGGCGACCCCAGGACGACGACGATGAACCGGTCGTCGCCCTTGCGCGCCGTGACCACCACCGACGGCCCCGACTCGTCGGTCAGCCCCGTCTTCAGGCCGTCCACGCCCTCATACCAGGCCACCAGCTTGTTGGTGTTGGTCAGCCAGAACTCCCGGTCGGTCCCCTTGCGCAGCCAATCCTCCCAGATCGAGGTGTAGCGCAGGATCTCGGGGTGGTATTGGATCATGTAGCGGCTGAGAACGGCGATGTCGCGGGCACTCATGCGGTTGCCGGGCTGGTCCGTCAGCCCGTGGGGGTCGACGAAGCGGGTCCGGGTGAGCCCCAGTTCCTGGGCCCGCCGGTTCATCCGCTGGACGAACCGGCCCACGTCGCCGCTGATGTACTCCGCCAGGGCGACGCAGGCGTCGTTGGCCGACGCCACGGCCACGGCCTTGATCAGGTCCTCGACGGTGATGCGCTCGCCCACCTCCAGGAAGGCGGTGCTCCCCGGCGTCCCCTGGGCCCGGGGGCTGACGGTGACCTGATCCTGCAGCCGGATCTGCCCGGCCTGGATGGCCTCCAGGGTGAGGAGCAGGGTCATCAGCTTGCTGATGCTGGCCGGGTGGCGCGGCTCGTCGGCGTTCTTGGCCCAGAGGACGCGGCCGCTGGCCGCGTCCATCACCAGCAGCGCGGCGGATTGGGTGCGGAAGCCGGGGCCGGACGCCTGCCCCGGTTCGGCGGCGCCGGCGTCCGGGTCCGGTGCGGCATCGGGACCCTGGGCGGGCGCCGGCGTGGCGGCGGTCGCGGGCCGGACGGCGACACCGGCCAGGACACCCCAGAGGATCAAGCCGGTGGCGGCGAGGACCGCCAGGGCCCTCCCGGGACGTCCCCGCCCCACCTCTCCCGCCGGGCGCCGGTGCGTTACGGGCCGCTGGCGCGGCACGGGCACCCCTCATCCCCCCTCGCGATGGCTCGCGCGTTCCTTCACGGAGGTAGGGTTGCCCGGCATCGGGACCCTATGCGCACCC
Proteins encoded in this window:
- a CDS encoding dodecin family protein, translated to MAEVVKVIELVGESKKDWTDAVSNAVAEACKTLDNVSGVEVCNLTANVDNGRVVEWKANVKVAFKVDNSRRGV
- a CDS encoding STAS domain-containing protein — translated: MQVQLQWSGRTLIARLAGDFDEHGAEVFRHAIERAVRRRAYDHLVVNLQQVGFIDSSGLGALLGRYRRAREDGARVSVVGAPPPVRAVLQMAGLPQRIPLYPDEPAALGAARGVGRE
- a CDS encoding SpoVA/SpoVAEb family sporulation membrane protein → MTYFWAFVVGGLLCTLAQLVLDLTPPRFTQGHVMVLFVVLGAIAGGLGVYRPLVELAGAGATIPLPGFGFALVEGAMKGAPQGLAGILTGGLAATALGLTVAVLGGLLTALLFNPKG
- a CDS encoding sigma-70 family RNA polymerase sigma factor, with amino-acid sequence MEAELWARARRGDAEARERLVALHMPLVRHVARRFAGFGHEMDDLVQAGTIGLLQAIDGFDPARGYQFSTYAVPAILGEIRRWLRASDPAGLTRAMRARVAAIRRVAEAMEQELGHRPPAAAVAERLGCDVADVTFALEASQVPVSLDEPLSSDPDASARGQRLAAPAEPDWSDAVAVRAALTQLPPRLRTIVTLRFFRDMTQAEVAAAVGLSQPQVSRLEKLALGQLRQLLAGGTSVAAAGEAARTARR
- a CDS encoding SpoVA/SpoVAEb family sporulation membrane protein, with the translated sequence MARASKQQTQAYQQAVRRVLPPKPIARNALMAFLVGGTIATAGQVVLNLLQGAGLPPTDAASWTAAVFILIGLLLTGLGVYDDLGRVGGMGAFLPITGFANSVGSAAMEFKREGWVLGLGARMFQIAGPVIVYGLAAATVVAGLVTLLGGARAAVGAP
- a CDS encoding stage V sporulation protein AD, with translation MASLTAVASMLEKGRSPRPAAPERRDPGRRVGQQTLVFRTRPRIVAAAAVAGPKEGQGPLGAYWDRTYRDRLLGERSWERAERRMCLDAAVLALEKAGLEPADIDLLLAGDLMNQLTCANFTAAELDIPFLGLFAACATWAASLGLAAMATDAGYATRVLCTTSSHHDTAERQYRFPTELGNQRPATSQWTATGAAAAVLAAAGTPLPQGWESANGPAGASPQGSESGSGGKAGQPAAGRPGSAPRGPGAGGRPRRAVAVTHATFGRVIDMGLTDPFDMGSAMAPAAADTIRQHLQDTGRRPGDYDLIVTGDLARYGHQLLVELLREQGYDAEGVLADCGLMLYDASQGVYAGGSGTACSGMVTAGYLLRRMEQGDLRRVLLVCTGCLHSTTTYKQGDTLPTVAHAVALEVDDAAAAGRAGDGGNGSPAAGVRPGGRGGDPA
- a CDS encoding D-alanyl-D-alanine carboxypeptidase family protein, with the translated sequence MPVPRQRPVTHRRPAGEVGRGRPGRALAVLAATGLILWGVLAGVAVRPATAATPAPAQGPDAAPDPDAGAAEPGQASGPGFRTQSAALLVMDAASGRVLWAKNADEPRHPASISKLMTLLLTLEAIQAGQIRLQDQVTVSPRAQGTPGSTAFLEVGERITVEDLIKAVAVASANDACVALAEYISGDVGRFVQRMNRRAQELGLTRTRFVDPHGLTDQPGNRMSARDIAVLSRYMIQYHPEILRYTSIWEDWLRKGTDREFWLTNTNKLVAWYEGVDGLKTGLTDESGPSVVVTARKGDDRFIVVVLGSPDSNTRWREASRLLDWAFASFDSIPIAQRGQVLRTVRVAEGRRLEVPVTVEEAFGVTVPHGEGGRVRWTLEVAEPVPAPVVPGQRVGRIVARDGDKEIAAAPVVAAQAVQRAGPPTLLARLFGWTWPMR